One segment of Neodiprion fabricii isolate iyNeoFabr1 chromosome 1, iyNeoFabr1.1, whole genome shotgun sequence DNA contains the following:
- the LOC124174341 gene encoding SH3 domain-containing protein Dlish, with protein sequence MAFLCPVRIRRGKKKKPGTHNFSLEKDGGGGGPGGVGLGARVPLPPGRITGSASIETLVRVGIEKENGLSPDSKMVIVHDFTPCVDDELQVKRGQVVNILYRENDWVYVIAADTRMEGFVPHSYCAPYASQLAESTLATLNNVKKKLPRSNENDIDSPNISRSQILHEIQQTDTGSTSDSDSYIRHNITTTDATINRCNVAQSQNSLQSTSSQPDVHPFFKDPSAGRYIVLYTFVARDENDVSVERGEFVTVLNRDDPDWFWVLRHCDGNEGFVPSGFVYPGHILHANNLTDPHNLGTGNANVTGSEPLQQKDVRDFRDETSGTELVVLYDYKAQAPDDLSVRRADWIYADLANQTVDGWLWAYAPKTRKYGFIPKAYARPPAMTSL encoded by the exons CATAACTTTAGTTTGGAGAAAGATGGAGGCGGTGGAGGACCCGGGGGGGTTGGACTTGGGGCCAGAGTCCCTCTGCCTCCAGGAAGAATAACGGGGAGTGCAAGTATCGAGACGCTAGTCAGAGTTGGAATCGAAAAGGAGAACGGACTTTCGCCGGACAGCAAAATGGTGATCGTTCATGATTTCACACCCTGCGTGGACGACGAGCTTCAAGTCAAGCGGGGTCAG GTGGTGAATATTTTGTACAGAGAGAACGACTGGGTCTATGTCATTGCGGCAGATACTCGAATGGAGGGATTTGTGCCGCACTCTTACTGTGCCCCTTACGCGTCACAGCTGGCTGAGTCGACGCTTGCAACCTTAAATAATGTCAAGAAAAAACTCCCTCGTTCCAATGAAAACGATATTGATTCACCGAACATTTCTCGATCTCAAATCCTGCACGAGATACAGCAAACAGATACCGGATCCACTTCTGACAGCGATAGCTATATTCGACACAATATTACCACAACGGATGCTACCATAAATAGATGCAATGTTGCTCAATCTCAAAACTCTCTGCAGAGTACATCTTCACAGCCAGATGTGCACCCGTTCTTCAAG GATCCATCGGCAGGAAGATATATAGTACTGTACACATTTGTGGCACGCGACGAAAACGATGTGAGCGTTGAACGAGGCGAGTTTGTCACTGTTCTAAACCGTGATGATCCAGACTGGTTTTGGGTACTTCGACATTGTGATGGCAACGAAGGCTTTGTACCGTCAGGTTTTGTCTACCCTGGACATATTCTCCATGCCAACAACTTGACAGATCCTCACAATTTAG GAACAGGCAACGCGAATGTAACTGGTAGCGAACCGTTGCAGCAGAAGGATGTTAGAGATTTCCGCGACGAAACGAGTGGCACAGAACTAGTGGTTCTTTACGATTATAAAGCACAAGCACCGGACGACCTCTCAGTGAGAAGAGCTGACTGGATTTATGCAGATCTAGCTAATCAGACTGTGGATGGATGGCTGTGGGCGTATGCACCGAAAACTCGCAAGTATGGTTTTATTCCCAAGGCATACGCTCGTCCCCCTGCAATGACTAGCCTATAA
- the LOC124174343 gene encoding uncharacterized protein LOC124174343, with translation MLETPWKIVLLFGLTLGLATGKPTDSFHRRKNVESALISNELDDRTSNSSRNLRFGDQERYREGRLSEAEFSSYNIKDPNGPGTYAFGYDNVVDAEGNEQFRNEEKLRNGTVLGEYGYTDYKSKRIVRVTYSSDIRGYRAKTEVLPLDDIY, from the exons ATGCTCGAGACG CCATGGAAAATCGTTCTTCTCTTCGGCCTGACTTTGGGCCTGGCTACCGGAAAACCAACCGACTCTTTTCACCGGAGGAAAAATGTCGAGAGTGCGTTAATCAGCAACGAACTTGATGATCGGACGAGCAATTCATCACGAAATTTACGATTCGGTGATCAGGAGCGGTACAGAGAAGGTCGACTCTCCGAGGCAGAGTTTTCATCCTACAACATTAAAGATCCCAAC GGACCTGGAACCTACGCCTTTGGCTACGACAACGTCGTCGATGCAGAAGGTAACGAACAATTTCGCAACGAAGAAAAGCTCCGGAATGGAACGGTGCTCGGGGAATACGGCTACACCGATTACAAGAGCAAAAGAATCGTCCGTGTCACTTATTCGTCGGATATAAGAGGCTACAG agcGAAGACGGAAGTGCTACCTCTAGACGacatttattaa
- the LOC124174344 gene encoding uncharacterized protein LOC124174344 — protein sequence MARGGDADLEPEVRQRIGSFPGDTGNGNVALIHTECSRRPIRCPRLDCAVNVAFSALTHHFLFDHPEVPILSVEPEAKSTLIVSFASLSCDSSRCLALLLVSGKLTGAAARLFNGSQIQPRYRNRLPLPVLAARLHWSSQNPCEDDGNSHGEEQSQGDIVIAWVAGLDVGDATTGTLRCSIEVVDGNDDGGLRSLTYTGPVNSLRTAQRPREVFATGDCVILHQGFIDHITSGSTSLNVNVTVH from the exons ATGGCGAGAGGCGGCGACGCTGATCTGGAGCCGGAAGTTCGTCAGAGAATCGGGAGCTTCCCCGGGGATACAGGCAACGGAAACGTCGCCCTGATTCACACCGAGTGTTCCCGAAGGCCCATCAGGTGCCCAAGACTAGACTGCGCCGTCAACGTCGCGTTTTCCGCCCTTACTCATCACTTCCTCTTCGATCATCCCGAGGTTCCGATCCTGAGCGTTGAACCTGAAGCCAAAAGCACCCTCATCGTCAGCTTCGCCTCTCTGTCCTGCGACTCGAGTCGCTGTCTTGCCTTGCTTTTAGTTTCCGGTAAACTGAC AGGTGCAGCGGCCAGATTATTCAACGGAAGTCAGATCCAGCCGAGGTACCGCAACAGGCTTCCGCTTCCGGTTTTGGCCGCGCGACTCCATTGGTCGAGTCAAAATCCTTGCGAGGACGACGGAAACTCTCACGGCGAAGAGCAAAGTCAGGGTGATATCGTAATCGCTTGGGTTGCCGGTCTGGATGTAGGGGACGCAACGACTGGCACTTTGCGATGCAGTATTGAA GTAGTCGACGGTAACGACGACGGTGGTCTGCGATCGTTGACCTATACGGGGCCCGTAAATTCTCTGCGAACAGCGCAACGTCCACGGGAAGTTTTCGCGACCGGTGACTGCGTAATTTTGCACCAAGGCTTCATTGACCACATTACATCCGGCTCCACCAGCCTCAATGTAAACGTGACCGTGCACTGA